One window from the genome of Haladaptatus paucihalophilus DX253 encodes:
- a CDS encoding DUF7835 family putative zinc beta-ribbon protein: protein MATKNQGFSAMVELCDNCGRETSHSVSVEIRTESKKRENAEFSREPYRVTRCQSCGEEKSQRMNNA from the coding sequence ATGGCAACAAAAAATCAGGGGTTCTCGGCGATGGTGGAACTGTGCGACAACTGCGGCCGCGAAACGTCACACTCGGTCTCCGTCGAGATACGAACGGAGAGCAAAAAACGGGAAAACGCCGAGTTCTCGCGTGAGCCGTACCGTGTCACACGGTGTCAGTCGTGTGGTGAGGAGAAGAGTCAGCGGATGAACAACGCGTAA
- the map gene encoding type II methionyl aminopeptidase, which yields MSEQDVDLSAEKYEKHREAGEILAQVRAEAAEKVDVGVTHLEVAEFAEDRIRELGGKPAFPVNISIDEEAAHATPGIDDETTFGEDMVNLDIGVHVDGWLADTAITVDLSGHDELAEASAEALDAALELVEPGVETGEIGAEIESVIEGYGYNPVVNLSGHGLAHYEQHTEPNIPNLGVERGVELQVGDVVAIEPFATDGTGKVGEGAEEEIFALERESSVRDRSARQALSQITEEFRTLPFATRWLDVSRPKMALRRLKMNNIVHGYPVLKEEDGCLVSQKEHSVIVTEDGCEVFTE from the coding sequence ATGAGCGAGCAGGACGTAGACCTCTCGGCCGAAAAGTACGAAAAACATCGGGAGGCCGGTGAAATCCTCGCACAGGTGCGAGCGGAAGCCGCCGAGAAAGTCGATGTCGGCGTGACCCACCTCGAAGTCGCGGAGTTCGCGGAGGACCGCATCCGCGAACTCGGCGGGAAGCCCGCGTTCCCCGTGAACATCAGCATCGACGAGGAGGCGGCTCACGCGACGCCGGGAATCGACGACGAGACGACCTTCGGCGAAGACATGGTGAACCTCGACATCGGGGTCCACGTGGACGGATGGCTCGCCGACACCGCCATCACCGTGGACCTCTCGGGCCACGACGAACTAGCAGAGGCCAGCGCCGAAGCGCTCGACGCCGCGCTCGAACTCGTCGAACCCGGCGTCGAGACCGGCGAAATCGGGGCCGAAATCGAGTCCGTCATCGAGGGTTACGGCTACAATCCGGTCGTCAACCTCTCGGGGCACGGCCTCGCCCACTACGAACAGCACACGGAGCCGAACATCCCGAACCTCGGCGTCGAGCGCGGCGTCGAACTCCAAGTCGGTGACGTGGTTGCCATCGAACCGTTCGCCACGGACGGAACGGGAAAGGTCGGCGAAGGTGCCGAAGAGGAGATTTTCGCCCTCGAACGAGAATCCTCGGTCCGCGACCGAAGCGCCCGCCAGGCGCTCTCCCAGATCACCGAGGAGTTCCGAACGCTCCCCTTCGCTACCCGCTGGCTGGACGTCTCCCGACCGAAGATGGCGCTTCGACGCCTGAAGATGAACAACATCGTTCACGGCTACCCGGTGCTCAAAGAGGAGGACGGTTGTCTCGTCAGCCAGAAGGAACACTCGGTCATCGTCACCGAGGACGGGTGTGAAGTGTTCACCGAATAA
- a CDS encoding isoaspartyl peptidase/L-asparaginase, whose protein sequence is MQVIVHGGAGGEPDEPTPRQAVLDEAASVGGDQETVVDAVEAAVHVLESSPRFNAGVGGAVQSDGEIRTDAGIMTSDREAGAACSMPGVEHAVSAARVVMEETPHVLVSGEHAVSLAADFGVETDIDLWTKKSRERWAGHDTPEGSPSQHLDLLREKFGGNAARSAAEKSSGGDPRDHDTVGAVAYDGEEFAAATSTGGRWLALAGRVGDVPQIGSGFYAAPAGAASSTGAGEDIAKSTLTRRAVRHLESGFDAQEAADRAIEEFAELTGSSAGVIVLDRDGNAGSAFNSDAMQTAATR, encoded by the coding sequence ATGCAAGTCATCGTTCACGGCGGTGCTGGCGGCGAACCGGACGAACCGACCCCTCGACAGGCCGTCCTCGACGAAGCGGCGAGCGTCGGCGGCGACCAGGAGACGGTCGTCGATGCCGTCGAAGCGGCGGTTCACGTCCTCGAATCCTCACCGCGGTTCAACGCGGGCGTCGGCGGCGCGGTTCAGAGCGACGGGGAGATTCGAACCGACGCCGGAATCATGACGAGCGACCGCGAAGCGGGCGCGGCCTGTTCCATGCCCGGCGTCGAACACGCCGTCAGCGCGGCCCGCGTCGTCATGGAGGAGACGCCGCACGTCCTCGTCAGCGGCGAGCACGCCGTCTCGCTCGCGGCCGATTTTGGCGTCGAAACCGACATCGACCTCTGGACAAAAAAGAGCCGGGAGCGGTGGGCAGGCCACGACACGCCCGAGGGGTCGCCGAGCCAGCACCTCGATTTGCTCCGCGAGAAGTTCGGGGGGAACGCGGCGCGCAGCGCCGCGGAGAAGTCGAGCGGGGGCGACCCGCGAGACCACGATACGGTCGGGGCGGTCGCCTACGACGGCGAGGAGTTCGCGGCGGCCACCTCGACCGGCGGGCGGTGGCTCGCGCTCGCGGGTCGGGTCGGCGACGTTCCCCAAATCGGAAGCGGGTTCTACGCGGCCCCGGCGGGTGCGGCGAGTTCGACCGGTGCCGGTGAGGACATCGCCAAATCGACGCTGACCCGGCGGGCGGTTCGCCACCTCGAATCTGGATTCGACGCACAGGAGGCGGCGGACCGCGCCATCGAGGAGTTCGCCGAACTCACCGGCTCGAGTGCGGGCGTCATCGTCCTCGACCGGGACGGAAATGCGGGCAGTGCGTTCAACAGCGACGCGATGCAGACCGCAGCGACTCGGTAG
- the icd gene encoding isocitrate dehydrogenase (NADP(+)): MSYEYDKVEVPEDGGQITYDEETGELDVPENPIIPIIHGDGIGTDVGPAAQKVLDAAAKATGREINWMRVYAGASAREKYDENLPDDTVEAIKEFNIAIKGPLTTPVGAGFRSLNVALRKTLDLYANVRPTYHLDGVPSPVKHPEAMDMVFFRENTEDVYAGIEWEAGTEEVEQVKAFVEEDMGQDGVIHDGPVGIGIKPITEYGTKRLVREAIEYALENDRDSVTLVHKGNIMKFTEGAFRDWGYELAEEEFGDVTITEDELWDEYDGEQPEDKLVVKDRIADNMLQQLLTRTDQYDVIATMNLNGDYMSDAAGAQIGGLGIAPGANFGDHRCLAEPVHGSAPKYAGEDKVNPTAMILSGRLMLEYMGWKDAGQLVRDAVEETISSGKVTYDLERQIEGGEKLATSEYADAIVENIEKLA, translated from the coding sequence ATGAGCTACGAGTACGACAAAGTAGAGGTACCGGAGGACGGGGGCCAGATCACGTACGACGAGGAGACAGGCGAACTCGACGTGCCGGAGAACCCCATCATTCCGATCATCCACGGGGACGGAATCGGGACGGACGTCGGCCCGGCCGCACAGAAAGTGCTCGACGCCGCCGCGAAAGCGACCGGCCGCGAAATCAACTGGATGCGCGTCTACGCCGGTGCGAGCGCCCGCGAGAAGTACGACGAGAACCTCCCGGACGACACCGTCGAAGCCATCAAGGAGTTCAACATCGCCATCAAGGGACCGCTCACGACCCCCGTCGGCGCTGGCTTCCGCAGCCTGAACGTCGCGCTCCGCAAGACGCTCGACCTGTACGCGAACGTCCGCCCGACCTACCACCTCGACGGCGTTCCGTCGCCCGTCAAACACCCCGAGGCGATGGATATGGTCTTCTTCCGTGAGAACACTGAGGACGTCTACGCCGGTATCGAGTGGGAAGCCGGAACCGAGGAAGTCGAGCAAGTCAAGGCCTTCGTCGAGGAGGACATGGGCCAGGACGGCGTCATCCACGACGGCCCTGTCGGCATCGGTATCAAGCCCATCACGGAGTACGGAACGAAGCGCCTCGTCCGCGAGGCCATCGAGTACGCCCTCGAGAACGACCGAGATTCCGTCACGCTCGTCCACAAGGGCAACATCATGAAGTTCACCGAAGGCGCGTTCCGCGACTGGGGCTACGAACTCGCCGAGGAGGAGTTCGGCGACGTCACCATCACGGAAGACGAACTGTGGGACGAGTACGACGGCGAACAGCCCGAGGACAAGCTCGTCGTCAAGGACCGCATCGCGGACAACATGCTCCAGCAGCTTCTCACCCGCACGGACCAGTACGACGTCATCGCCACGATGAACCTGAACGGCGACTACATGTCCGACGCCGCGGGCGCTCAAATCGGCGGCCTCGGCATCGCACCCGGTGCGAACTTCGGCGACCACCGCTGTCTCGCCGAACCGGTCCACGGCTCCGCGCCGAAGTACGCCGGTGAGGACAAAGTGAACCCGACCGCGATGATCCTCTCGGGTCGTCTCATGCTCGAATACATGGGCTGGAAGGACGCCGGTCAACTCGTCCGCGACGCCGTCGAAGAGACCATCTCCTCCGGTAAGGTCACCTACGACCTCGAACGCCAGATCGAAGGCGGCGAGAAACTCGCCACGAGCGAGTACGCCGACGCCATCGTCGAGAATATCGAGAAATTAGCGTAA
- a CDS encoding lipoyl domain-containing protein, which translates to MSEDLVPVDSAAVWPEDAQDVTEAIVANWFVREGSDVEEGDTIAEIQIEKVSVDVPAPATGELVERLVDETEEFERGDALARIRPA; encoded by the coding sequence ATGAGTGAGGACCTCGTTCCCGTCGATTCGGCCGCGGTCTGGCCCGAGGACGCACAGGACGTGACGGAGGCGATCGTCGCCAACTGGTTCGTCCGCGAGGGAAGCGACGTCGAGGAGGGTGACACCATCGCCGAGATTCAAATCGAGAAGGTGAGCGTGGACGTGCCCGCCCCCGCGACGGGCGAACTGGTCGAACGACTGGTGGACGAAACCGAGGAGTTCGAACGCGGCGACGCGCTGGCGCGGATTCGGCCCGCGTAA
- a CDS encoding alpha-ketoacid dehydrogenase subunit beta produces the protein MAASDGKELTMSRAMVDAIAHEMRESDDVFVMGEDIADYGGIFDSTQGLLDEFDRDRIMDVPISETAFLGAAVGAAQSGMRPIAELMFVDFFGVAMDQIYNQMAKNTYMSGGSVSVPMVLMTAVGGTYNDAAQHSQTLYGTFAHLPGMKVVVPSTAYDAKGLMHAAIRDDDPVVFMFHKRLMGIGWMPAPEGPKTAVPDEDYTVEFGEADVKREGDDVTVVTLGLHVHRAIEAAEDLADEVDVEVVDLRSLVPLDTETIVESVSKTGRLVVVDEDYRSFGVSGEIIARAAENGLSDLTAVERVTMPDTPIPYARPLEQEVNPGTDDIIEAVRSVNDE, from the coding sequence ATGGCGGCGTCGGACGGCAAGGAACTGACGATGAGTCGCGCCATGGTGGACGCCATCGCACACGAGATGCGCGAGAGCGACGACGTGTTCGTCATGGGCGAGGACATCGCCGATTACGGCGGCATCTTCGACAGCACGCAGGGGCTTCTCGACGAGTTCGACCGCGACCGAATCATGGACGTGCCCATCAGCGAAACCGCCTTCCTCGGTGCGGCGGTCGGCGCGGCCCAGTCCGGGATGCGCCCGATTGCCGAACTGATGTTCGTGGATTTCTTCGGCGTCGCCATGGACCAGATATACAACCAGATGGCGAAGAACACCTACATGAGCGGCGGAAGCGTCAGCGTCCCGATGGTGTTGATGACGGCCGTCGGCGGCACGTACAACGACGCCGCCCAGCACTCCCAGACGCTCTACGGGACGTTCGCCCATCTGCCGGGCATGAAGGTGGTCGTCCCGTCCACGGCCTACGACGCCAAGGGGCTGATGCACGCCGCCATCCGCGACGACGACCCGGTCGTCTTCATGTTCCACAAGCGCCTGATGGGAATCGGCTGGATGCCCGCCCCCGAGGGACCGAAGACCGCCGTCCCCGACGAGGACTACACGGTCGAGTTCGGCGAGGCGGACGTGAAGCGAGAGGGTGACGACGTGACCGTCGTCACGCTCGGTCTGCACGTTCACCGCGCCATCGAAGCCGCCGAGGACCTCGCGGACGAGGTGGACGTGGAGGTCGTGGACCTCCGCTCGTTGGTGCCGCTCGACACCGAGACGATAGTCGAGTCGGTGTCGAAGACCGGCCGACTCGTCGTGGTGGACGAGGATTACCGTTCGTTCGGCGTTTCGGGTGAAATCATCGCACGCGCGGCGGAGAACGGTCTCTCCGACCTCACCGCGGTCGAACGCGTGACCATGCCGGACACGCCGATTCCGTACGCCCGTCCGCTGGAACAGGAGGTCAACCCCGGGACCGACGACATCATCGAGGCCGTCCGCTCCGTCAACGATGAGTGA
- a CDS encoding thiamine pyrophosphate-dependent dehydrogenase E1 component subunit alpha, translating into MLENMVTARHYEERLQEEYLEGKQPAFDISAGPIPGELHLAAGHEASGAGVCQHLRDDDTVTGPHRPHHVAIAKGVDLKRMTAEIFGRETGLCKGKGGHMHLFDPDVNFSASGIIAEGCPPAVGAALASKKRNEDSVAVAFLGEGAIDQGGFLESLNLASVHDLPVIFVVEDNDWAISMPKGRVTDVENGAQRADGFDMPGHRVDHDDATAVYEAAGEAVGRARDGNGPTLLEVQVHRRMGHFMGDAEAYRPDTDTERAQHLDSIDRLEADLRATGADEGTIEEIRSRAKERVEDAIEWAKEQPEPDPEEAYEDVFTNPPDGYAETLRGGE; encoded by the coding sequence ATGCTGGAAAACATGGTGACGGCGCGTCACTACGAGGAGCGATTACAGGAGGAGTATCTGGAGGGGAAACAACCGGCGTTCGACATCTCCGCCGGGCCGATACCGGGCGAGTTGCACCTCGCCGCGGGGCACGAGGCATCGGGCGCTGGCGTCTGCCAGCACCTCCGCGACGACGATACGGTGACGGGACCGCACCGTCCGCATCACGTCGCCATCGCCAAGGGCGTGGACTTGAAGCGGATGACCGCCGAGATATTCGGCCGGGAGACGGGCCTCTGTAAGGGGAAGGGCGGACACATGCATCTGTTCGACCCCGACGTGAACTTTTCGGCGAGCGGCATCATCGCCGAGGGCTGTCCGCCCGCGGTCGGTGCCGCGCTCGCGTCGAAGAAGCGAAACGAGGACAGCGTGGCCGTCGCGTTCCTCGGGGAAGGGGCCATCGACCAAGGCGGTTTCCTCGAATCGCTGAACCTCGCCAGCGTTCACGACTTGCCGGTCATCTTCGTCGTCGAGGACAACGACTGGGCCATCAGCATGCCCAAAGGGCGGGTGACGGACGTTGAAAACGGTGCCCAGCGCGCGGACGGGTTCGACATGCCGGGCCACCGCGTGGACCACGACGACGCGACGGCCGTCTACGAGGCGGCCGGCGAAGCGGTCGGCCGCGCCCGCGACGGCAACGGGCCAACCCTGTTGGAAGTGCAGGTCCACCGCCGAATGGGACACTTCATGGGAGACGCCGAGGCCTACCGCCCGGACACGGACACCGAACGGGCACAGCACCTCGATTCCATCGACCGACTCGAGGCCGACCTTCGCGCGACGGGCGCGGACGAGGGGACCATCGAGGAGATTCGTTCGCGTGCGAAAGAGCGCGTCGAGGACGCCATCGAGTGGGCCAAAGAGCAACCCGAACCGGATCCCGAGGAGGCCTACGAGGACGTGTTCACGAATCCGCCGGACGGCTACGCGGAAACCCTGCGAGGTGGTGAGTGA
- a CDS encoding cupin domain-containing protein, translating into MDSIALSDREATEVTDGVYLAQLAAGERMSIQHFHIEPGATVPEHSHEHEQTGFIYGSALTFIVDGEEFVIEEGDSYAIPGDEPHAAENRTDVPVRGIDVFSPPRLDVPWK; encoded by the coding sequence ATGGACTCGATTGCCTTATCGGACCGTGAAGCGACGGAAGTGACTGACGGCGTGTACCTCGCGCAACTGGCCGCCGGAGAACGGATGAGTATCCAGCACTTCCACATCGAACCCGGCGCGACCGTGCCGGAGCACAGCCACGAACACGAGCAGACCGGATTCATCTACGGGAGCGCGCTGACGTTCATCGTCGACGGCGAGGAGTTCGTCATCGAGGAGGGGGACTCCTATGCGATTCCGGGCGACGAACCGCACGCGGCGGAGAACAGGACTGACGTTCCGGTTCGGGGCATCGACGTGTTCAGTCCGCCGCGGCTCGACGTGCCGTGGAAGTGA
- the tgtA gene encoding tRNA guanosine(15) transglycosylase TgtA, giving the protein MERDNFEIRDQDGAGRIGELTVPRAGVTVETPALLPVVNPHMQTVEPSRLESEFGADILITNSYILYKSEDFRDEALDVGLHELLDFDGAIMTDSGSFQLAEYGEITVTTEEILRFQHDIGSDIGTPVDIPTPPDVDREQAEEELATTQERLEFAETVDVGDMLVNAPVQGSTYPDLREEAGRHAEDTSLDVFPVGAVVPLMNEYRYGDMVDVVAGAKRGLGADAPVHLFGAGHPMMFALAVAMGCDLFDSAAYALYARDGRYLTVRGTEQLDDLDYFPCSCPICANHTPEEIREEGERERERLLAEHNLHVTFEEIRTIKQAIRTGNLFELVENRARAHPAMLDGYRALGDHAAQLERTDPASKGAFFYLSGESAARPEVVRHHQRLSRLNPEGKVLLTEGNPSSRYDESWNVVPPFGPFPRALSETYPLTAEIPDRMDAAGYESAARGVARLVDENPETDFTLAHEGWPESALTLVPDAVRTVDLTTV; this is encoded by the coding sequence ATGGAACGAGACAACTTCGAAATCCGCGACCAAGACGGGGCGGGGCGAATCGGGGAACTCACCGTCCCGCGCGCGGGTGTGACGGTCGAGACGCCCGCGCTCCTGCCGGTCGTCAACCCGCACATGCAGACGGTCGAGCCGTCCCGCCTCGAAAGCGAGTTCGGCGCGGACATCCTCATCACCAACTCCTACATCCTCTACAAGAGCGAGGACTTCCGCGACGAAGCGCTCGACGTCGGCCTGCACGAACTCCTCGACTTCGACGGGGCCATCATGACCGACTCCGGGTCGTTCCAACTGGCCGAGTACGGCGAAATCACCGTAACGACCGAGGAAATCCTCCGGTTCCAACACGATATCGGGTCGGACATCGGGACGCCCGTTGACATCCCGACGCCCCCGGACGTGGACCGCGAGCAGGCCGAGGAGGAACTGGCGACGACGCAGGAACGCCTCGAATTCGCCGAAACCGTCGATGTCGGCGACATGCTCGTCAACGCGCCGGTGCAGGGGTCGACGTATCCCGACCTCCGCGAGGAGGCGGGCCGCCACGCGGAAGACACGTCGCTCGACGTGTTCCCCGTCGGCGCGGTCGTCCCGCTGATGAACGAATACCGGTACGGCGACATGGTGGACGTCGTGGCGGGTGCGAAACGCGGACTGGGCGCGGACGCGCCGGTGCACCTGTTCGGCGCGGGCCACCCGATGATGTTCGCGCTTGCGGTCGCCATGGGCTGTGACCTGTTCGACTCCGCGGCGTACGCGCTGTACGCCCGCGACGGCCGCTACCTGACGGTTCGCGGCACGGAGCAGTTGGACGACCTCGATTACTTCCCCTGTTCGTGTCCAATCTGTGCGAACCACACGCCCGAGGAAATCCGCGAGGAGGGCGAGCGGGAGCGGGAGCGACTGCTGGCGGAGCACAACCTCCACGTCACGTTCGAGGAGATACGAACCATCAAGCAGGCGATTCGGACGGGCAACCTGTTCGAACTGGTCGAGAACCGCGCCCGCGCCCATCCCGCGATGCTCGACGGCTATCGCGCGCTCGGCGACCACGCCGCACAGCTCGAACGCACCGACCCGGCCTCGAAGGGCGCGTTCTTCTACCTCTCGGGCGAGAGCGCCGCACGCCCCGAGGTCGTCCGCCACCACCAGCGCCTCTCGCGGTTGAATCCCGAAGGAAAGGTGCTCCTGACGGAGGGGAACCCGAGCAGTCGCTACGACGAATCGTGGAACGTCGTGCCGCCGTTCGGTCCGTTCCCGCGCGCGCTCTCGGAGACGTATCCGCTCACGGCCGAAATCCCGGACCGAATGGACGCTGCGGGATACGAATCGGCGGCCCGCGGCGTGGCGCGGTTGGTCGACGAGAACCCGGAAACCGACTTCACGCTCGCACACGAGGGGTGGCCCGAATCGGCGCTCACGCTCGTTCCCGACGCGGTTCGAACCGTGGACCTCACGACCGTCTGA
- the arcS gene encoding archaeosine synthase subunit alpha, whose product MTDYFEIHGRDGAARIGELRLSESLTTPALADDVISDAGSLWFKDRDLPEGDESKLTVLPHRSFPSGTDEEVMESFAVDYPDVDYPSAAVVAPETADDYGADAYVLSGARGVVGHGAGFKDAIIDTREAIPADSALVLSGVATPENVATLVYAGVDLVDSDLAVVKGTQGKYLTTEGQHYLDDLHELPCSCPACQRPVDEFTREHCVEHNVNALRAELGIVRERIRSGRLRDYIEGQARHEQWLTAAFREFDQQWSYVEERTPVIRNAELAAATEDSLRRVEIQRFADRVTTRYRNRFDRPLVLLPCSAKKPYSESQSHGQYHDAIQFRAHKVSMTSPIGVVPQELELTYPAQHYDSVVTGRWSEDEKEFVAEVLRRYLERNEYPRIIAHVPEEGYRDVCERVEEALDVEFEYTVEDHPTTTESLGNLASTLTGESKYGKRDRQHNTVRAMADYQFGDGAGDALFSELNIQSRYPKLRVHDDDGEQLAAMVPQYGTLSFTLAGARRWVESDAPVKRVEIDAFAPHGSVLAPGVVDADDDIRPGDEVVIEGPKAFAIGRAEMSGPEMAESTRGIATEVRHVEEK is encoded by the coding sequence ATGACTGACTATTTCGAGATTCACGGCCGCGATGGGGCGGCCCGAATCGGGGAACTCCGGCTTTCGGAGTCCCTGACGACGCCCGCGCTGGCGGACGACGTGATTTCGGATGCCGGGAGTCTCTGGTTCAAGGACCGCGACCTGCCTGAGGGTGACGAGTCGAAACTGACCGTCCTGCCCCACCGGTCGTTCCCGAGCGGGACCGACGAGGAAGTGATGGAGTCGTTCGCGGTGGACTACCCGGACGTGGACTATCCGAGCGCCGCCGTCGTCGCGCCGGAGACGGCGGACGACTACGGAGCGGACGCCTACGTCCTCTCTGGTGCGCGCGGCGTCGTGGGGCACGGGGCCGGGTTCAAGGACGCCATCATCGACACCCGCGAAGCGATTCCCGCCGACAGCGCGCTCGTGCTGTCGGGGGTCGCCACGCCGGAGAACGTCGCCACGCTGGTGTACGCCGGGGTGGACCTCGTGGACTCGGATTTGGCGGTCGTCAAGGGAACCCAAGGGAAGTACCTGACGACGGAAGGGCAACACTACTTGGACGACCTCCACGAACTGCCGTGTTCCTGCCCGGCCTGCCAGCGCCCGGTCGACGAGTTCACGCGCGAACACTGCGTCGAACACAACGTCAACGCGCTCCGGGCCGAGTTGGGCATCGTCCGCGAGCGAATCCGCTCGGGGCGACTCCGCGATTACATCGAGGGACAGGCCCGCCACGAGCAGTGGCTAACGGCCGCCTTCCGGGAGTTCGACCAGCAGTGGAGTTACGTCGAGGAGCGAACGCCCGTCATCCGGAACGCGGAACTCGCCGCCGCGACCGAAGACAGCCTTCGCCGCGTGGAGATTCAGCGCTTCGCCGACCGCGTGACGACGCGCTATCGGAATCGGTTCGACCGCCCGCTGGTACTCCTGCCGTGTTCGGCGAAAAAGCCCTACAGCGAATCCCAGAGTCACGGCCAGTACCACGACGCCATCCAGTTCCGCGCGCACAAGGTGTCGATGACGAGTCCCATCGGCGTCGTCCCGCAGGAACTCGAACTGACCTACCCCGCACAGCACTACGATTCCGTGGTTACCGGCCGCTGGAGCGAGGACGAAAAGGAGTTCGTGGCGGAGGTCCTCCGGCGCTATCTGGAGCGAAACGAATACCCGAGAATCATCGCCCACGTGCCCGAGGAGGGGTACCGCGACGTGTGCGAGCGAGTCGAGGAGGCGCTCGACGTGGAGTTCGAGTACACCGTCGAGGACCACCCGACGACGACGGAATCGCTCGGCAATCTCGCCAGCACGCTCACGGGCGAGTCGAAGTACGGCAAGCGCGACCGCCAGCACAACACCGTCCGGGCGATGGCGGACTACCAGTTCGGCGACGGCGCTGGCGACGCGCTCTTTTCCGAACTCAACATCCAGAGTCGCTATCCGAAACTCAGAGTGCACGACGACGACGGCGAACAACTCGCGGCGATGGTTCCCCAGTACGGTACCCTCTCGTTCACGCTCGCGGGTGCCCGCCGATGGGTCGAGAGCGACGCGCCGGTAAAGCGGGTCGAAATCGACGCGTTCGCGCCTCACGGGAGCGTCCTCGCGCCCGGGGTGGTGGACGCCGACGACGACATCCGCCCCGGCGACGAGGTGGTCATCGAAGGCCCGAAGGCGTTCGCCATCGGCCGCGCCGAGATGAGCGGCCCGGAGATGGCCGAATCCACCCGCGGCATCGCCACCGAAGTGCGGCACGTCGAAGAAAAATAG
- a CDS encoding GNAT family N-acetyltransferase, translating to MGAPADLEFEDTIQQRIYHHVERSGSATVEEVRDEVRIDSRSGSKPARSGTTEPRVRIPPEEFHETVADLVDAGLLVRDEGELHLALDEEVETYEEEDLSYRIRQARQSDWSGIETAIREVADEGASISAQRVAADISDEGALLRRNDRRSRMFYVATVEGGENDGEVAGWVHLDAPELDQLRHTAELTVGVRGPFREHGIGGRLLERAMDWARDAGYTKVYQSLPATNETAIELLQEYGWETEATRADHYLVGDEFVDEVMMARKL from the coding sequence ATGGGAGCACCCGCTGACCTCGAGTTCGAGGACACGATTCAGCAACGCATCTACCACCACGTCGAGCGGAGCGGTTCGGCCACCGTCGAAGAGGTCCGCGACGAGGTTCGCATCGACTCGCGGTCCGGGTCGAAACCGGCCCGGTCGGGAACGACGGAGCCGCGGGTTCGGATTCCACCGGAGGAGTTCCACGAGACGGTGGCCGACCTCGTGGACGCCGGTCTGCTCGTCCGAGACGAGGGCGAACTCCACCTCGCGCTGGACGAAGAGGTCGAGACGTACGAGGAAGAGGACCTCTCGTATCGCATCCGGCAGGCGCGGCAGTCCGACTGGAGCGGCATCGAGACGGCGATTCGGGAGGTCGCCGACGAGGGGGCGTCGATTTCCGCCCAGCGCGTCGCCGCCGACATCAGCGACGAGGGAGCGCTCTTGCGCCGCAACGACCGCCGCTCGCGGATGTTCTACGTCGCCACCGTTGAGGGCGGCGAAAACGACGGCGAGGTCGCCGGATGGGTCCACCTCGACGCGCCGGAACTCGACCAACTGCGCCATACCGCCGAGTTGACCGTCGGCGTGCGCGGCCCCTTCCGCGAACACGGCATCGGCGGACGGCTACTGGAACGCGCGATGGACTGGGCGCGCGACGCGGGCTACACGAAGGTCTATCAGAGCCTTCCAGCAACGAACGAGACCGCAATCGAGCTGCTGCAGGAGTACGGGTGGGAAACCGAGGCCACCCGCGCGGACCACTATCTCGTCGGCGACGAGTTCGTCGACGAGGTGATGATGGCGCGGAAGCTCTGA